The following proteins are co-located in the Chryseobacterium daecheongense genome:
- a CDS encoding DUF3575 domain-containing protein: MKKYLLFILPFLFSKVCSQEVTPVSAEKMNIIKTNVTAYAFRNINLSYERAFNQWFSVNVGFGTMPEGKVPFINAFLKDKDEERFQNLRIKATNFTVEPRFYLGAGYGKGFYVAPYYRYSKVSSNTFDFYYDFKPTNGVTYQIPLKGSGDTNGNSGGLMVGVQFFLTKSQNLVLDLWIAGAHYGSGKGDFTLTSDYPLTPEMQQQLKKEIENLDIPFVKYTVETNPNGARIKVDGPWAGFRSGLSLGYRF; encoded by the coding sequence ATGAAAAAATATCTCCTGTTTATCCTCCCTTTTCTTTTTTCGAAAGTCTGTTCACAGGAGGTCACTCCTGTTTCTGCAGAAAAAATGAATATCATTAAAACCAATGTCACAGCATATGCATTCAGGAACATTAATTTGTCATATGAAAGAGCCTTCAATCAGTGGTTCTCTGTGAATGTAGGATTTGGAACAATGCCTGAAGGAAAGGTTCCGTTCATTAATGCATTTTTAAAAGATAAAGATGAAGAGCGGTTTCAGAATTTAAGGATTAAAGCAACTAATTTTACTGTCGAACCTCGTTTCTATTTAGGAGCAGGATACGGAAAAGGCTTTTACGTAGCCCCGTATTACAGATATTCAAAAGTAAGTTCTAATACTTTTGATTTCTATTATGATTTTAAACCCACCAATGGAGTTACTTATCAGATTCCATTGAAAGGATCAGGAGATACCAATGGTAATAGTGGTGGATTAATGGTCGGGGTACAATTCTTTCTTACCAAAAGCCAAAATCTTGTTTTAGATCTCTGGATTGCCGGTGCACATTATGGTAGTGGAAAAGGTGACTTTACGCTGACAAGTGATTATCCGCTGACCCCTGAAATGCAACAACAGCTAAAAAAAGAGATCGAAAATCTGGACATCCCGTTTGTAAAATATACCGTAGAAACCAATCCCAATGGAGCCCGGATAAAAGTAGATGGTCCCTGGGCAGGCTTCAGAAGCGGATTATCATTAGGATATCGTTTTTAA
- a CDS encoding porin, producing the protein MKKLFIIFGLAAIQLLYSQDTAKVSTNPEEVISEKNPLDIGELKINLNPKGDKWLKFGISSQIWLRSIDNNPGTLVNGVPQQQTYDAGIRRMRLTIQSQLTPFYSVFLQMGINNQSFISGGGSGTGNNGAGKKAPFFFHDAYNELAIIPRNDFQTGKPNKNNLYLGAGLHSWNGVSRLTNASTTKMLAGDIPVFNFPAIEIADQFSRQFGIFVHGEFDRLNYRFSINKPFATNLKPIVGGPAVDNNQSGKLSYSGYAFYQFFNKETTVTSFLPGNNLAARKVLNIGTGFYSTKDATQSQPSENVFESHAANVFGADIYSELPLGNKSKEMGLTLYSVFYNYNYGPNYLRVSGLLNPGTPDPQFTGQKALEGAGNKRVLMGTGNIWFSQVGFVLPKFSKILKVQPFFNYALKDMKALNQNGSYYDVGANFYLYGQNARIVAQYSSRPLYDLVSKTIFDRKGEFLLSLQIIL; encoded by the coding sequence ATGAAAAAACTTTTCATCATTTTCGGCCTGGCTGCCATACAATTACTATACAGCCAGGATACTGCAAAGGTCAGTACAAATCCTGAAGAAGTTATATCAGAAAAAAATCCTTTAGATATCGGAGAGCTTAAAATCAACCTGAATCCCAAAGGAGACAAATGGCTGAAATTTGGTATTTCCAGTCAGATCTGGTTGCGAAGTATTGATAATAATCCGGGAACTCTCGTGAATGGCGTTCCCCAGCAGCAAACATATGATGCAGGAATCCGAAGAATGAGGCTAACTATTCAGAGTCAGCTTACACCATTTTATTCAGTTTTTCTACAAATGGGAATTAATAACCAGTCTTTTATTTCCGGAGGAGGATCGGGAACAGGAAATAATGGAGCCGGAAAGAAAGCCCCTTTTTTCTTTCATGATGCTTATAATGAGCTGGCTATTATACCACGAAATGATTTTCAGACCGGAAAACCCAATAAAAACAATTTGTATCTGGGTGCCGGGCTTCACTCCTGGAATGGCGTAAGCAGATTGACTAATGCAAGTACGACAAAAATGCTTGCCGGTGACATCCCTGTTTTCAATTTTCCGGCCATCGAAATTGCAGATCAGTTTTCAAGACAGTTCGGTATTTTTGTACATGGAGAATTTGATCGGTTAAATTACAGATTCAGTATCAACAAGCCTTTTGCTACTAATCTGAAGCCCATTGTAGGAGGACCTGCTGTGGATAATAACCAAAGCGGAAAGCTATCTTACTCAGGTTATGCATTCTATCAGTTTTTCAATAAAGAAACAACGGTAACTTCTTTTCTACCGGGTAATAATCTGGCTGCCAGAAAAGTTTTGAATATCGGAACGGGTTTTTACAGTACTAAAGATGCAACACAATCTCAACCCTCAGAAAATGTTTTCGAGTCTCATGCTGCCAATGTCTTCGGAGCAGATATCTACTCAGAGCTGCCTTTGGGAAATAAAAGTAAGGAAATGGGACTGACCTTGTATTCTGTATTCTATAATTATAATTACGGACCCAACTATTTAAGAGTAAGCGGACTCCTGAACCCAGGAACTCCTGATCCACAATTCACAGGGCAAAAGGCACTGGAAGGTGCCGGAAATAAAAGGGTTTTGATGGGTACGGGAAATATCTGGTTTTCACAGGTAGGATTCGTTCTTCCTAAATTCAGTAAAATACTGAAAGTTCAGCCCTTCTTCAATTATGCTTTAAAGGACATGAAAGCATTAAATCAGAACGGCAGTTATTATGATGTGGGAGCAAATTTTTACTTATACGGCCAAAATGCCAGAATTGTTGCACAATACAGCAGCAGACCACTCTATGATCTCGTTTCCAAAACAATTTTTGACAGAAAAGGAGAATTTTTACTATCACTTCAAATTATACTTTAA
- a CDS encoding response regulator transcription factor produces MKILIIEDHKDLASNITDYLKKEDYVCEVATNAKEALEKIELFEYDCILLDLMLPDGNGLEILKHIKNDAPESSIIIVSAKDSLDTKLTGLDEGADDYMTKPFSLPELHSRIKAVLRRKTPETNRILSFNEFTIDLESKECKVNERLLNLTKKELNLLIYFINNQNRMLSKQAIASHLWGDYTYSVDNIDFVYQHLKNLRKKIIDGGGKDYLQTVYGLGYKWIDK; encoded by the coding sequence ATGAAAATCCTTATCATCGAAGACCATAAAGATCTTGCTTCCAACATCACAGATTATCTTAAAAAAGAAGACTATGTTTGTGAAGTGGCGACTAATGCAAAAGAAGCTTTAGAAAAAATTGAGCTTTTCGAATATGATTGCATCCTACTTGATCTGATGCTTCCGGATGGAAATGGATTGGAAATACTGAAACATATTAAAAATGATGCTCCGGAATCCAGCATCATCATTGTATCCGCCAAAGACTCCCTGGATACCAAACTGACAGGTTTGGACGAAGGAGCCGATGATTATATGACCAAACCTTTCTCATTACCGGAACTGCATTCCAGAATAAAAGCCGTGCTCAGGAGAAAAACACCGGAAACCAACCGCATCTTAAGTTTCAATGAATTTACTATCGATCTGGAATCAAAAGAGTGTAAAGTGAATGAGCGACTACTGAATCTCACCAAAAAAGAACTCAACCTACTGATCTATTTTATTAATAATCAAAACAGAATGCTTTCCAAACAGGCTATAGCAAGTCACCTGTGGGGAGATTATACTTATAGTGTGGATAATATAGATTTTGTATACCAGCATTTGAAAAATCTGCGAAAAAAGATTATTGACGGAGGAGGCAAAGATTATCTGCAGACTGTTTATGGGTTGGGTTATAAATGGATTGATAAATGA
- a CDS encoding HAMP domain-containing sensor histidine kinase, producing the protein MNLSFRFARAFTILVFFVLTTGFTILYFAFERATMRSAILKLEDLNAYVANKLAQDSTYDYLTIHHRQTQVKLLPSDYKNTKEKIIEEKYIWNKSVQSYINKITVITYPVIHKKRYAITSVRYITIIENHFLISIIMVVAWIMVFLIILTIIVGVLVSKKILEPFYHAIEEIKKFSLKNNRPMSLMKTETEEFKSLNRFLLKMSESSKKDYHLLEELSENTSHELQTPLASIKGKIELLMDSDLSEKQLLTLSSMNDELDRLSSINQSLILLAKLEHFEKSESNHINFSELLSERLQYFEDIFEIQNLSLTRNIREEVYLNFDENLAIIVINNLINNAKRHNIENGKITVTLTEDYFEISNTGNPPTIPTEELFKRFKRGNPDQNSIGIGLALVKKILEIYDTEITYHFENNFHTLKINFIK; encoded by the coding sequence ATGAATTTAAGCTTTCGTTTTGCCAGAGCATTTACTATCCTGGTTTTCTTTGTCCTTACCACAGGTTTTACGATTTTGTATTTTGCCTTTGAAAGGGCAACGATGCGTTCAGCGATCCTCAAACTTGAAGATCTTAATGCTTATGTGGCCAATAAGTTGGCACAAGATTCCACATACGATTATCTTACCATACACCACAGACAAACCCAGGTTAAGCTTCTACCGTCCGATTACAAGAATACCAAAGAAAAAATTATTGAAGAAAAGTACATCTGGAATAAAAGTGTACAGTCTTACATCAATAAAATTACCGTTATAACCTACCCTGTCATTCATAAAAAAAGATATGCCATAACCAGCGTAAGATACATCACCATCATTGAAAACCATTTTCTGATAAGCATTATTATGGTGGTTGCCTGGATCATGGTGTTTCTTATTATTCTTACGATCATTGTTGGGGTCCTGGTTTCAAAGAAGATTCTTGAACCTTTCTATCATGCCATAGAAGAGATCAAAAAATTCAGTCTTAAGAATAACAGGCCTATGAGCCTTATGAAAACAGAGACCGAAGAATTTAAATCCTTAAACAGGTTTTTGCTAAAAATGTCCGAGAGTTCAAAAAAGGACTATCATTTATTAGAAGAACTTTCGGAAAACACTTCCCACGAGCTCCAAACTCCACTGGCTTCCATTAAAGGAAAGATCGAGTTACTGATGGATAGCGATCTCTCAGAAAAGCAACTGCTTACTCTTTCATCAATGAACGATGAACTGGACAGGCTCTCTTCTATTAATCAATCCCTTATTCTATTAGCTAAGCTGGAGCATTTTGAAAAAAGCGAATCGAATCATATCAACTTTTCAGAACTGCTTAGTGAACGACTTCAGTATTTCGAGGATATCTTTGAAATTCAGAACCTATCATTAACCAGGAATATCCGGGAAGAGGTTTACCTTAATTTTGATGAGAACCTGGCTATTATTGTGATCAATAACCTCATCAATAACGCAAAAAGGCATAATATCGAAAATGGAAAGATCACGGTAACCCTTACAGAAGATTATTTTGAGATCTCCAATACAGGAAATCCTCCAACTATTCCTACAGAAGAATTGTTCAAAAGATTCAAGCGCGGAAACCCTGATCAAAACTCAATTGGGATCGGTTTGGCACTCGTGAAGAAGATTTTGGAGATTTATGATACTGAAATTACTTATCATTTTGAAAACAATTTTCATACTTTAAAGATCAATTTCATAAAATAA